The proteins below are encoded in one region of Apium graveolens cultivar Ventura chromosome 4, ASM990537v1, whole genome shotgun sequence:
- the LOC141719836 gene encoding uncharacterized protein LOC141719836 has translation MVPVEVWAGSFRRDNYDSEENEVNHRLYLDMIEETREDALIRIEAYQQRTASYYNSKVRAWTFKVGDLVLRRVMPNTKVVSHGVFGANWEGPYKIKSMLWEGTYHLNDMQDKLFPRAWNVEHLRKYYQ, from the coding sequence ATGGTACCCGTTGAAGTATGGGCTGGATCTTTTCGGAGGGACAACTATGACTCAGAGGAAAATGAGGTCAATCATCGACTCTATTTGGACATGATCGAAGAAACTCGGGAAGATGCTCTGATCAGGATAGAAGCATATCAACAGAGGACGGCAAGCTACTACAACAGTAAGGTTCGAGCCTGGACTTTTaaggtgggagatttggttcTGCGCCGGGTCATGCCAAACACCAAGGTGGTGAGCCACGGAGTCTTTGGGGCAAATTGGGAAGGCCCCTACAAGATAAAATCAATGCTctgggagggaacctaccacctcaatgatatgcaagATAAGTTGTTCCCGAGAGCCTGGAATGTGGAACACCTACGCAAAtattatcagtaa